Genomic DNA from Desulfuromonas versatilis:
TCCCCGCCCAGGCGGCGCCGACCACGAAGGCGGCCAGCCGGTAGCGGCCGGTGTTGATGCCGCTGCCCTCGGCGGCCACGGCGTCCTCACGCAGGTAGTTGAGGGCGCGGCCGAAGCGCGAGTGGTGCAGGCGGTGGAACAGAAACAGGGTGATCGCGACGAAACCCCAGATCAGCCAGAAAAACTCGTGGGGGCGGCGGATCCGGAAGCCGAAGATCTCGGGGCGGTCGATGCCGAAGATGCCGTTGGGGCCGCCGGTGATGCCGAAGACGTCGTTGATCAGGGCGATGCGGATGATCTCGCCGATGCCGACGGTAACGATCAGCAGATAGTCGCCGCGCAGGTGGATGACCGGGCGGGCGATCAGCACCGCGAACAGCCCGGCGGCCACGGCGCTGGCCGGCAGGGCCCAGAGGATCGGCACGTCGAACTGGGTGTTGAGAATCGCGCCGCAGTAGGCGCCCACCGCGTAGAAGGCGGCGTGGCCCATGTTGTACATGCCGGCGTCGCCGAGGATCACGTTGAGGCTCAGCGCCAGCAGGGCGTAGAGCCCGACGCTGTTGAGCACGTCGACCCAGTAGGCGTTGAGGTAGGCCGGCGAGGTGACCAGCACCAGGGCGAGGATGGCGTAAATCAGGTTCCTGCGGTTCATCATATCTTCTCGGCCACCCTTTCTCCCAGCAAGCCCTTGGGGCGCACGATGAGGATGGCGATCAGCACCACGAAGGCGATGGCGTCCTTCCAGGCCACCGAGATGTAGGCTGCGCCGAGGGCCTCGATGACCCCGAGCAACAGCCCGCCGACCATGGCGCCAGGGATGTTGCCGATGCCGCCGAGGATCGCCGCGGTGAAGGCCTTGAGCCCGTAGATCCAACCCATGGTGAAGTTGATCTGCCCGTAATAGAGCCCGACCATCAGCCCCGCCGAACCGCCCAGGGCCGGGCCGATGAGAAACACCAGCATGATCACCCGGTCGACGTTGATCCCCATCAGCTTGGCCGCGCCCTGGTCGATGGCCGCGGCGCGGATGGCGGTGCCGACGCGGGTCTTCTGGGTGAACAGGTAGAGGGCGGCCATCATCACCAGCGACACCACCAGGATCAGGATGCGCATCAGCGGGATGTAGACGCCGAAGATCTCGATAGTGGTGCGCGGCAGCACGTCCTGGGGGTAGACGTAGAACTTGGCGCCGTAGATCAGCATGATCGAGTTCTGCAGAAAGATCGAGGCGCCCAGCGCCGAGACCACCGCCGAGAGCCGCGGCGACTCGCGCAGCGGGCGGTAGGCGGTGCGCTCGAGCAGCATGCCGACGATGGCGACCAGGCCCATGACCATCAGCGCCAGGATCGAGGCGCCGGTGAAGGGCCCGACGTGGTCGCTAAGCCCCAGCGAGGTCAGCAGGGTCAGGCCGAGGTAGGCGCCCAGGGTGAACAGGTCGCCGTGGGCGAAGTTGATCAGCTTGAGCACGCCGTAGACCATGGTGTAACCCAGGGCGATGAGGGCGTAGATCCCACCCACGGCCAGTCCGTTGGTCAGCTGTTGAAAAAACTCTTCCATGAAACCTCGTTACCGGACAAATGGCGGGGAGCGGCCGTGTGGCAGGGCCGCTCCCCGGGGTCAGGCTGAAGCAAAAGCCAGGGCAGAATCAGGGCTGCAGGACGAACTTGCCCTCGGCGTCGACCTTGTAGACCTTGTAGACTTCGCCCACGCGGTCGCCCTTGTCGTTGAAGGTGATGGTGCCGGTCAGGCCTTGCGCGTCCTTCATCTTTTTGTGCATGTAGTCGGCCAGGTCGTCGGGCTTGGTCGACTTGGCCCCTTCGATGGCGGCGGTCACCGCCAGGAAGCCGTCGCCGGCCAGCACGGCCCAGATGGAGCCGGGGGCGGCGCCGTATTTCTTCTGGTAGGCGGCGAGGAAGTCCTTGGCCTTCTGCGCGGGCAGGTCCTGGGGAACCGGCGGGCTGAGGAAGTAGAAGCCCTCGGCGGCCTTGTTGCCGGCGATCTTGACCAGGTCGGGGTTGTTGGTGGCGTCGCCGCCGAGGAACGGCACGTTCCAGTTCATCTCCATCTTCTGGCGCAGCAGCAGGCCGGCCTCGGGGTAGTAGCCGGTGAAGAAGACCGCTTCGGGCCCGGCGGACTTCATCTTGGTGAGGATGGCGTTGTAGTCGCGCTCGCCGGGGGTCAGGGCGTCACTGAAGACCACTTCGATCCCCTTGTCCTTGAGCAGGGCCATGGTCTCTTCGGCCAGCCCCTTGGCGTAGCTGGTGTTGTCGTGGAGCACCGCGACCTTCTTGAAGCCCATCTTCTCCAGGGTGCCGGCGGCGACCCGTCCCTGCTCGTCGTCGCGGGGGCAGGTGCGGAAGAAGTATTTCAGCCCCTTTTCGGTCAGGCGCACGGCGGTGGAGCCGTTGGCCACCTGGGGGATCTGGAAGTCGTCATAGATGGTCTGGCTGGCCTCGGTGACCGAGGAGCCGTAGGTGCCGACCACCGCCACCACGCCCTGGGTGGCCAGGCGCTGGGCCGCCAGCGAGGCGGTGCGGGGGTCGCCGCCGTCGTCCTCGACCAGGATCTCGATCTGGTCGCCGTTGATGCCGCCCTTGTCGTTGATGTCCTTGGCGAGCAGTTCGACGATCTGCTTCATGTCCTGACCTTCACTGGCCCAGGAGCCGGTCATGGGGGCCATGAGACCGATCTTGATGGACTTGGCCGAGGCCAGTCCGGTTCCGCCAGCCGCCATGCACAGCGCCAGCGCCAGGGTCAAAAACCGCTTCATCGATAACACTCCTTTCGCAATCGGGGGAAATCCCCTTCAACCAGGATACGACGGGCTCTGCACCAAGCAACATGGCGCACCCGGAATTCATGGAATGCCGTCACCGTTTCTACATCCCGACCGGGGAGGAACGGGGCCGCCGCGATCGGATGGCCAAGGTTGGATGCAGGCGGAGCCGGTAAGAGGCCGAAAGGTCTGACCTTAAGGCCGTGGGCAAGTTTAATCCAACCCGAAGCAATGATCAAACATTATTTTAAGCGAGTCAAACAGCCAGGCCGGTCTGGCGGTTCTGCGCGGTCAGTCCTTTCAGGGTTTTGGCCGGTGACAAGGCGCTTCGACGCAGGCCTGAGCAAAGCAGAGCCGAAGAGAGGCAGCGAAGCCTGCGGGCCACAGCGCCAGCATGGAGGGCCAGAATAAACCGCACGGGACCCTAGCGTTTCGGCAGCTCCGAGCAATAGGCCAGGATGTCGAGTATCTGCTGGTCCGAGAGCTGCAGGTCGGCGCGCCCGGAGGGTTTCCCGCCGCGCATGCGCCCGGTATAGTGCATCTTGCTCGAACGTCCCCAGCGCACCCGATGCAGGGCGACCACCGGGTTGCCGGCGACCCGCCAGCCGACCCCCTGAACCCCGTCTTTGCGGCGCAGGTCAATGCCCCGGCCATCGGACCCGTGGCAGTCGGCGCAGCGCTGCTCGTACAGAGCGCGGCCTTTGGCGGCATCCCCCGCCACCCTGCCGTCCGCGGCGATGACCTTGGAAGGGTCGATCAGCTCTTCGCGGATGAACCGCACCAGGGCCCAGACCTCCTGACGGGTCAGGTAGTCTCCGAAGGCATGCCCGGCCGGCCCCCGGGCGATGGTCTGGTACAGCTGCCCGGGAGGCAGCTCCCTGACCTGGGAGCGCCCCCGGACCCGGTGCGCCTCTCCGCCGTCGCCGGCCGACCATTGATTGCCGCTAAAGTCCCAGCCGTGACAGGATT
This window encodes:
- a CDS encoding branched-chain amino acid ABC transporter permease — protein: MNRRNLIYAILALVLVTSPAYLNAYWVDVLNSVGLYALLALSLNVILGDAGMYNMGHAAFYAVGAYCGAILNTQFDVPILWALPASAVAAGLFAVLIARPVIHLRGDYLLIVTVGIGEIIRIALINDVFGITGGPNGIFGIDRPEIFGFRIRRPHEFFWLIWGFVAITLFLFHRLHHSRFGRALNYLREDAVAAEGSGINTGRYRLAAFVVGAAWAGMAGNLFAAKMSIISPESFSFWESVVVFMIVILGGAGNMAGVLLGTFLIIGLPEMFRGFASGRMLVFGLVMMVMMVVRTQGILPPGPRKFKFLGLKGEGGKAS
- a CDS encoding branched-chain amino acid ABC transporter permease, encoding MEEFFQQLTNGLAVGGIYALIALGYTMVYGVLKLINFAHGDLFTLGAYLGLTLLTSLGLSDHVGPFTGASILALMVMGLVAIVGMLLERTAYRPLRESPRLSAVVSALGASIFLQNSIMLIYGAKFYVYPQDVLPRTTIEIFGVYIPLMRILILVVSLVMMAALYLFTQKTRVGTAIRAAAIDQGAAKLMGINVDRVIMLVFLIGPALGGSAGLMVGLYYGQINFTMGWIYGLKAFTAAILGGIGNIPGAMVGGLLLGVIEALGAAYISVAWKDAIAFVVLIAILIVRPKGLLGERVAEKI
- a CDS encoding branched-chain amino acid ABC transporter substrate-binding protein — encoded protein: MKRFLTLALALCMAAGGTGLASAKSIKIGLMAPMTGSWASEGQDMKQIVELLAKDINDKGGINGDQIEILVEDDGGDPRTASLAAQRLATQGVVAVVGTYGSSVTEASQTIYDDFQIPQVANGSTAVRLTEKGLKYFFRTCPRDDEQGRVAAGTLEKMGFKKVAVLHDNTSYAKGLAEETMALLKDKGIEVVFSDALTPGERDYNAILTKMKSAGPEAVFFTGYYPEAGLLLRQKMEMNWNVPFLGGDATNNPDLVKIAGNKAAEGFYFLSPPVPQDLPAQKAKDFLAAYQKKYGAAPGSIWAVLAGDGFLAVTAAIEGAKSTKPDDLADYMHKKMKDAQGLTGTITFNDKGDRVGEVYKVYKVDAEGKFVLQP
- a CDS encoding c-type cytochrome → MRKRYFSLAVAGVLAFLSAGCINRQLANDMPQPPSIDGYQLADAGLGGQLYDDWPRVVHTRLSEQNPLYPRRGEFHVTNTYRCKSCHGWDFSGNQWSAGDGGEAHRVRGRSQVRELPPGQLYQTIARGPAGHAFGDYLTRQEVWALVRFIREELIDPSKVIAADGRVAGDAAKGRALYEQRCADCHGSDGRGIDLRRKDGVQGVGWRVAGNPVVALHRVRWGRSSKMHYTGRMRGGKPSGRADLQLSDQQILDILAYCSELPKR